CAGAGCGACCGACATCAGCGTGGCGGCCGCGATCTTGTGAATCCTCAATGAACTTTCCCTTCGAAGCGGTGCGCGAAGCTCAGATGGCCACGCTCGACGTGGACGCTACCGCGCAGTAGGGATCCCCACAACCGCGGGGTATTGCCCGGGTTAGTCGATCTTTGCCCGCTTCGGCGTCGGCCCGGCGGCCACGCCCTCGGCAGAGCGGCTCACCCGACGGCGATCGCGGCGAGCTTCGCGCGCAGGTACTCCCCCGCGGTAATCGGCTCGTAGATCACGGTGCCGATCGGCGGCGGCACGCTGTGCAGCACGGCCGCAGGATCAGCCTCGTGGAAGTAGACCAGCGACATCAGGTCCTCTTCCGGCGCGGCCTCGCTCGGTGCGAGCACCCGGTGCCGGTTGGAGACCCACCGGTCGCCCGTCCAGCGCGCCATCATGTCGCCGATGTTGATCGTGAACGCGCCCTCGACCCATGGCGCATCCGCCCACTCGCCGTCCTTGCCCATGATCTGCAGGCCACCGGTCCCGAGCTGGCGGTCGAGGATCGTGAAGGTCCCGAAGTCGGTGTGCGAGCCGATTCGCAGCTGGCCCGGCTCGGGCTCGCCGACGACGGTCAGCGCCGGGTACCAATGCGTGTAGAACGACCAGGTCGGGTGCCGGGCGTGGGCGAGAAACTGCTCGTCCGGCAACCCGAGCGCAACCGCGGCGATCACCAGCAGCTCGTCGACCAGCTCCCGCATCCTGGCGATGTACGCCGACACCGCCCGCTCGTACGCCGGCACCTCCGCCGGCCAGATGTTGTCGGTGAACCACTCCCGGTCGATGTCGGCGTCACCGGTCGGCTCGAAGCAGGCGACGTCGTAGGACTCCTTGAGGTCGGGCGGCGCGCTCAC
This Mycobacteriales bacterium DNA region includes the following protein-coding sequences:
- a CDS encoding 2-oxoglutarate and iron-dependent oxygenase domain-containing protein gives rise to the protein MSAAGGSAVPVIDLAPWFEGTAEGRAQVAAAVDAALREIGFLLVVNHGVSTALRDEVRAAAHEFFRLPAEVKERYRTQVGADTWLPRGWTPIGAEANANSDAGVSAPPDLKESYDVACFEPTGDADIDREWFTDNIWPAEVPAYERAVSAYIARMRELVDELLVIAAVALGLPDEQFLAHARHPTWSFYTHWYPALTVVGEPEPGQLRIGSHTDFGTFTILDRQLGTGGLQIMGKDGEWADAPWVEGAFTINIGDMMARWTGDRWVSNRHRVLAPSEAAPEEDLMSLVYFHEADPAAVLHSVPPPIGTVIYEPITAGEYLRAKLAAIAVG